From the Corynebacterium zhongnanshanii genome, the window GGGACGATCAGTCCCAGGAAGGGGAGGTTGCCCACCACCACGGTCACCACTCCGGTGGCGAGTGCCACGAGAGCCGTTCCGATGAGCAGCATGCGCTGGTAGTTCAGCCCCACGGAGGTGGCGATGTCTTCGCCGAGCCCCACGACAGTGAGACGGTCGGCGAAAAGAAACACGATGATGCCGACGATCAGGACGATCCACAGCACCTCGTACTGACCCTTGTACACAGAGGTGAAGCTTCCGGCGAACCAGATTCCCAGGGACTGCAGCAGATCAAACTGCAGGGCCAGGAAGGTGGAGACAGCACCGACCACGGCGCCGAGCATGATGCCGATGATGGGCACCACCAGCGACGAGCGTAGGGATACGCGCCGCATGAAGAGGAAGAACACCATCGCTCCAATGAAGGAGAAGATGCAGGCGGACACCATCTTCGTGAGGATGGGAGCTGCGGGTGCGATAATCATCACAACCAGCAGGCCAAGCCCAGCCCACTCGGTGACTCCGGTGGTGCTGGGTGACACGAAGCGGTTTTGGGTCAGCATTTGCATCACCAATCCGCACATGGCCATGGCGGCGCCGGCAAGGATCAGTGCCAGCGTGCGAGGCACGCGCGTGATGGCGAACATTTCGGCCCCGTCTTCTTGATTGAAGATGTCGTATTGGCCGGTGAAAAGGCTCGCGACCAGCAGCGCTGCTACGATCAGCGCTGCGATGGCGAACTTCCAGGTGAAAAGCCGCGGGCGGGCGGAGCGGTCCAGTGAGGTGGACATCTCTGTCACTTTCTTATGTTTTCTTATGTTGTCAGGCGACGTGGGGCGCCGTGCAAGAACCGGTTGGAGTCGGCGCCGGCTGTCTGGCCGGCGCAGGTTGTCTGGCCGACGCTGGCTGTCTGGCCGGCGCCGGTAGGACACAACGCCGGCGTCGGATCACATCGACGTCGGCGTGGGTCAGCACTGGAGCGAGTCAGCGTCGGCACCAGGGCGAGCCGGCGTCGGATCGGATCGGCGTCGGGGCAAACCGGCTACTTCTTAGCAGCCTCGAACTGGTCGGCCAGAGCGTTCAGCACCTCGGTGTAGGTGATGATGGACTCGTTGGTGTAGGTGTCCTGAGGAGCAACGTACACGTGTCCCTCCTTCATAGCCTTCACGTTCTTCAGAGCCTCGTTGCCCTTCAGGATCTCCTCGGCTGGCTTGTAGCCGTCTTCCTTGGACTTGATAGCGCCATCGCGGTCCATGACGATGATGAAGTCAGGGTTAGCCTGTGCCAGGGTCTCCACGGAGACGTCATCACCCTCGTGGTTGTTGGTAGCACCCTCGATCTTCAGGGCTGGCTTCAGGCCTACCCAGTCGAAGACCGGTCCGTAGAAACGACCCACGGTTGGGGCGATGTAGCCGATCTCGCCACCGGAGACGTTGACTGCCTCGACGGTGCTCTTGCCGTCGTAGGCATCCTTGGCGCGCTTGAGGGCGGCGTCGAAGTCATCGACGAGCTTCTGGGCGTCCTCTTCCTTGTCGAAGATCTTGCCCAGCTCGGTGACCTGGCGCTTGAGCTCGTCAGCCATGTTCTCGCCTTCACGTGGCTCGAAGTCGATCACAGGGGTGTCCGGGTTGAGCTTCTTGATTTCATCCTCGTGCTGGGTGAAGCGCTGTCCGGCGATGATCAGGTCCGGCTGAGATGCAACAAGTGCCTCGAGGTCCGGCTCGCGGTGAGTTCCGAGGTCGGTGATCTTGTCGTTGTTCTTGTAGCCAGGGATGGTGTTTGGAACAAGGCGCTTAGGAGCGGCTACCAGATCCACGCCCCACTTCTCCAGGACCTCGAAGGTGCGGTTGTCGGTGGAGGCTACTGCCTTGGGTGGGTGTGGGACGGTCACGTCGCCAGAGTTGTCCTGGACGGTGATGGTGGTTGCTTTGTCGTTGTCAGATGCGGACTGCGAGGTGTTGTTTCCGCTGTCGTTGCTTCCGCAGGCGGCGAGGGTGAGGCCGGCCATTGCCAGGGTGGCGACGAGCTTTACTCGGGTGCGGGTTCGTAGGTTGGTCATGGTGTGGTTCTCCTTTGAGTCGATAGTCTGAGTGATTGTCAAGTCGATAATCACTCAGGCTAAGGGCACACTTACCCAAAGCTGCATAGGCTTGCCTATGTTACTTAACACTTATAGCAACATGACTGTGTCGAAATATGGCGGGGGTGTTTTCCTGGGGGATTAAGAGCTGCTACGGAGTCTAAGAAAAAA encodes:
- a CDS encoding ABC transporter permease codes for the protein MSTSLDRSARPRLFTWKFAIAALIVAALLVASLFTGQYDIFNQEDGAEMFAITRVPRTLALILAGAAMAMCGLVMQMLTQNRFVSPSTTGVTEWAGLGLLVVMIIAPAAPILTKMVSACIFSFIGAMVFFLFMRRVSLRSSLVVPIIGIMLGAVVGAVSTFLALQFDLLQSLGIWFAGSFTSVYKGQYEVLWIVLIVGIIVFLFADRLTVVGLGEDIATSVGLNYQRMLLIGTALVALATGVVTVVVGNLPFLGLIVPNLVSMIRGDDLRSNLPWVCLVGIAVVAVCDLLARTLIAPFEIPVSLILGMVGATVFVVMIARNRG
- a CDS encoding siderophore ABC transporter substrate-binding protein, coding for MTNLRTRTRVKLVATLAMAGLTLAACGSNDSGNNTSQSASDNDKATTITVQDNSGDVTVPHPPKAVASTDNRTFEVLEKWGVDLVAAPKRLVPNTIPGYKNNDKITDLGTHREPDLEALVASQPDLIIAGQRFTQHEDEIKKLNPDTPVIDFEPREGENMADELKRQVTELGKIFDKEEDAQKLVDDFDAALKRAKDAYDGKSTVEAVNVSGGEIGYIAPTVGRFYGPVFDWVGLKPALKIEGATNNHEGDDVSVETLAQANPDFIIVMDRDGAIKSKEDGYKPAEEILKGNEALKNVKAMKEGHVYVAPQDTYTNESIITYTEVLNALADQFEAAKK